The Paramixta manurensis region CATGTTCCTCAAACAGCGCGGCAATCGCTTGACGGTCTGCTAAATCGCACTGAATGAAGGTAAAGTTTGGTGACTGGATTAAATCGAGACGGGCGTGCTTGAGGTTAACATCATAATAATCATTCAGGTTGTCGATCCCGACAACCTGGTGACCGGCAGACAACAGGCGTTGGCTGACATGAGAACCAATAAAGCCTGCTGCGCCGGTAACCAGATAGTTCATATTATCCCCGTTAGCCTGCCAGCTTGATAGATTCACCGCGGCCAATGGCGTAATAGGTAAAGCCGCGTTTATTAATCCTTTCGGGGTCGTACAGATTTCGTCCGTCAAAAATGACCGGCTGTTTTAACGATTTTTTGATCAGATCGAAATCTGGCGCACGGAAGCTTTGCCATTCGGTACAAATCACCAAACCATCACACCCCTGCAAAGCAGCCTCTTTGGTGCCCATTAAGCGAAGGTCGCTACGATGCCCATAAATACGCTGAGCTTCATCCATCGCCTCCGGGTCAAACGCTTGCACCGTGGCGCCTGCCGCCCACAATGTCTCCATCAACACACGGCTGGATGCTTCACGCATATCATCGGTGTTAGGTTTAAACGCCAAGCCCCATAACGCGAAGGTTTTCCCTTTCAGGTCTTCACCGAAGTGGCGTTTAATAAATGCCGGCAGTTTCATTTTCTGCGCGTCGTTAACATCCTCAACGGCCTGTAGCAGACGAGAATTATAACCAATGGATTCGGCGGTGCGAATCAATGCCTGAACGTCTTTCGGGAAACAGGAGCCGCCATAACCACAGCCGGGATAGATAAAATGGTACCCAATACGCGGGTCGGAACCGATCCCCTGACGTACTTTTTCAACATCAGCACCCAATCGTTCCGCAAGATTGGAAATTTCATTCATAAAGCTGATCTTGGTCGCCAGCATGCAGTTGGCCGCATATTTTGTCAGTTCAGCGCTACGAATATCCATCAGGATCATACGATCGTGGTTACGATTAAACGGCTCATAGAGCTCACGCAGCAAATCAACCACATCTTCGTTATCCGTCCCGACAACAATACGCTCAGGACGCATACAATCGCTGACGGCGGCGCCTTCTTTCAAGAATTCCGGATTGGAAACCACATCGAACGTTAGTTCAACGCCGCGCGCATTAAGGGTTTCCTGCATTACGCTGCGTACTTTATCCGCAGTACCCACCGGAACGGTGGATTTATCCAGCACCACTTTATGCTCATCCATATACTGAGCAATGGTACGCGCCACGGCGGTAACATACTTAAGATCGGCAGAACCATCTTCGTCCGGCGGCGTGCCTACCGCGATAAATTGCATCACGCCATGTTTTACGCCCTCTTCCGCATTGGTGCTGAAGTTAAGGCGGCCAGCCTCGTAGTTTTGCATGACCAGCGGCGTTAAACCCGGTTCAAAAATAGGGATGAGACCCTGTTTCAAATTTTCGACTTTTGCTTCGTCGACATCGATGCAAAGAACGTCATGTCCGACTTCGGCCAATACCGCGGCCTGAACGAGCCCGACATAGCCGATACCAAATACGGTGACTTTCATTGAGTTATCCCGTTTTTAAAAATAGATTACTTTTTGTCGCCGATGGCGCTTTCCAGCCACTGTTTAAAATCACTACCCAGCGAAGCATGCCGGATGCCATATTCAACAAAGGCCTGCATGTAGCCCAGTTTGTTACCGCAATCGTGGCTCACACCTTTCAGGTGATAAGCCTCAACGGTCTCTTTTTCCATCAGCATGGCGATGGAATCCGTCAATTGCACTTCACCACCGGCTCCCGGAGGCGTTTTTGCCAGCAGCGGCCAAATATCGGCGGAAAGCACATAACGCCCGACAACGGCAAGGTTAGAAGGCGCTTCGCTGGCTTTTGGTTTCTCAACCACGCCAACCATTGGCGAACTGTCACCCGGTTTTAATTCTGCGCCCTGGCAATCAACCACACCGTAGGCGGTAACATCGGCAACTGGCTCAACCATAATCTGGCTACGGTTGGTTTCATCAAAGCGTTGCAGCATTTCAGCCAGGTTATCTTTGGTCGGATCAGATTCGTATTCATCAATAATAACGTCTGGCAGAATCACCGCGACTGGCTCATCACCCACCAGCGGATGCGCGCACATGACTGCGTGGCCCAGACCTTTCGCGATCCCCTGACGCACCTGCATGATGGTGACGTGCGGCGGACAAATCGATTGGATTTCATCCAGTAACTGACGCTTAACGCGTTTTTCCAACATCGCTTCCAGCTCGAAGCTAGTATCGAAGTGGTTCTCAATGGAGTTTTTAGAAGAGTGCGTAACCAACACAATTTCGTTAATGCCCGCAGCGATACACTCGTTAACGACATACTGAATTAACGGCTTATCAACCAGCGGTAACATTTCTTTTGGAATTGCCTTGGTAGCAGGCAGCATACGCGTCCCCAAACCTGCAACCGGGATTACCGCTTTTTTTACTTTGGACTTATAGGCAGACATCAAGGTACCTCTCTTTAGGCCGTTCAAGTTATTACTTGATATGTCGATTTAAAAACGAAACGAGTATATCAGTTCAGTAAGGACGGATTTATCCTGGATGAACCCTTTCCCGTTAATTTAAGACTATTACCCAAGTGTAAAGCTTATGGCAGATGCTGTCTGCCGAGGTAAACGAAATATTATTTTTCCGCTTATTATTCCGCCGACAGCATTAAACGCAGGCGCCCGCCTGCGCCCCATACCTGGCACTGCCAGGCATCACAACGTTGACTTATTTGATTGAGATGTGTGCTGCCCAGCGTGCCGAGCGGAACGCCATTATTGAGCTGTATTTGATGGGTATTGATGTTAAGCGTGGCGTTTAATCCAGCGGAAACGAGGATCAGGTTTTTCAGGCTTTGGTGATAATACCCAACCAATAAGGGAAACTGACCTTTCAGATTCGCCTGACGCAATAACATATTGACCTGTTTCAGTAGATTACTTAATTCCGGCAGCCGCTGTTTTTGTCCCGAGAGCTGTTCCTGCAACAATCCGTTAAACAATGCGCGTAATAATAAAGCGGCCAGAACACCGTTATCCCCGGCTCGCGTCACATCAAGACAGTAGAAAGCTAAATCTTTATCGGAAAGCGCAGCGATGTCTAACACCAGCCCCGGCTGTTCTGCCATGGTGAGCTGACGATAGTTAACCCGGCAATTCGCGATAACTTGTTGCACCGGAGGCTGAAGTTGTTTGAGTAATTTTGCGGCGGCGGTCGGATTACGCGTCAGCGCTTCCCAATCTTGAAATAGCTGTTCATCTTCCTCGACTTTTGAGGTGAACATTGAAGGATAGAGGCATTCATAGACGGCCTCGCGCAACCGTTCAAGATTTTTAACCGGCTTGAGCAACACATCCTGTACCCCAAGACGCAGTACATGAGCGATGTCCGCCATATTTTCAGTGGCGGATATCACTAAGATAGGAACCTGATTTCCCTGGGTACGGATATGCTCCACCAGTTTGATTCCATTCATGCGCGGCATTTCTAAATCGCACACAATCATATCTGGCGTTATTTTTTGCAGCATTGAAATGGCCTCAAGGCCATCGCCCGCCAAACAGATGACAGCGCCTAAAGCCTGCAAAAAATTTTCTAACAGAGAGCGGAAAACGATCTCATCTTCTACGATGAGAATCTTTTTTCCTGTTAATGGTTTTTCCATCGCTCCCCCCAGTGCATCAGATAACTCAATAGTGGTTCATAAAACGCACTTGCGCCTGTCAGAATTGACTGAAGTAACATGTGTGATTGATCCACAAGCATTATCTGTTTCGAACAAGCGGTAGAAGCTCATCCATTTTCTTTTCAACAGCCGCTTTGCCCGCGGCTATCGCTTCTTCAGCTCGATGAAAATCAAGCGTCGATATCTGCGGGCAGAACGGCTGGATTAATACATCTGGCGGATCGCCCGCCATGCGATTACGTTTTAACCGGTTTTCCAGCACCTGAATCGAGGTGGACATAATCTCCATCGCGCCAGGCGTATGGTTGATACGCCGTTGCGCCATTTTCCCCAACTGTTGCCGCAAGCGGCCTCCCCATGTCGTCGCCGACTCCGCTACTATATTGTTCCCTTCCGGCGTGACCGACAATAAATCTTGCTGCATCAGATGCGCGTCATGCTGCAAATCAACCGCAATCACAATATCGGCACCTAAAGCACGGGTAAGCGAAATCGGTACCGGATTGACGACTGCGCCGTCAACCAACCAGTAACCGTTATAAGGCACTGGCGAGAGTAAGCCGGGCATGCTGCAGGATGCACGTACCGCCTGATGTAAGTCCCCCTCCGTCAGCCAAAGTTCGCGCCCGGTACTGAGATTGGTCGCCACCGCGCCGAACCGGCGCCCACACTCTTCAAAGGCTTCATGAGGTACGATTCGACGTACATGATTGAAGACGCGTTCACCGCGCAGCAACCCGCCGCGCCGCCATGAAAGGTCCATCAACCGCAACACATCCCAGTAGCTAAATGAGCGGACCCACTTCTCCATGACTGGCAGATGATGGCTGGCGTACGCGGCACCCACTAAAGCGCCAACCGAACATCCTGCCACCACATCAATCTCGATCCCCGCGCGTTCCAGCGCGTGGATCACGCCTATGTGGGCCCATCCTTTGGCAGCGCCTGAACCCAGCGCCAATCCAATTTTTACCTGTCTCATTCAACCTCTGGTGCTTGCTTAAACTGTCTAAAATGGCTTACCGCGCTTTCCTCGGTTAACATAGCGCGTATTTTTCACTTTATATCTGCGAGTAGATAAACCGGAGCTATCGTGTCTGAAAACTGCCCATGCTGTAGCGGATTGCAGTATAGCCTATGTTGCGCCCCCTATCTAAGCGGCGAAGCCATTGTGCAAACGCCGCAGGCTTTAATGCGGTCACGCTATACCGCGTATAGCAAACAAAACGCCGAATACTTGGTGAGCACCTGGCATGCTAGTTGCCGGACGCCACAGTTGACACAGGTTCTGTCTGAAAGTTTTGCCGCAACCACGTGGTTAAGCTTGAATGTAAACGCTTGTGAGGCCGGAAGCCATGATAATGAAGGTTTTGTGACCTTTTTTGCGCGATACCTCGAGAAACAGCGTACCGGAACCCTGTATGAGCGTTCTCGCTTTCTTCGTGAGGATCAACGCTGGTACTATATTGATGGAACTACGCCGCAGGTAGGGCGTAATGATCGCTGCCCTTGTGGTGCCGAAAAAAAATACAAAAAATGCTGCGGCCAATAATTCCGCTGCCGTTGAGATTCACCTTATTCGTTTCGACAGGATAGAGACCAAGATGCAAGCGCAAACTACGCAACGAAAAATACTACGCACCATTTGCCCGGATGCCAAAGGGTTGATTGCCAAGATCACCACTATTTGTTACCAGCATGAATTGAATATCGTGCAGAACAATGAATTTGTCGATCATCGTACCGGTCGCTTTTTTATGCGCACCGAGCTTGAAGGCATCTTTAATGATGAGATTCTGTTGGCCGATCTTGATGCCGCATTGCCGCAAGGTTCAGTACGGGAACTGAATGCAGCCGGTCGTCGTCGGGTTGTCATTCTGGTGACCAAAGAGGCGCACTGTCTTGGCGATTTGTTGATGAAATCGGCCTATGGCGGTTTGGATGTTGAGATTGCGGCGGTAATTGGTAACCATGCGACGTTGCAGACTCTGGTCGAGCGGTTTGAGATTCCTTTTGTGCTGGTCAGCCACGAAGGGTTAACGCGTGAAGAGCATGACAATAAAATGGCGGCGGAGATTGATAATTTCCAACCAGACTATGTTGTTTTAGCCAAATATATGCGCGTATTGACGCCAGGGTTTGTGCAACATTTTCCAAATCAGATTATCAATATTCATCACTCGTTTCTGCCGGCCTTTATTGGTGCACGCCCTTATCATCAAGCCTATGAGCGTGGCGTTAAGATTATTGGCGCTACCGCGCATTACGTGAATGATAATTTGGATGAAGGGCCGATTATTATGCAAGACGTTATTCACGTTGATCATAGCTATACGGCGGAAGAGATGATGCGCGCTGGGCGTGATGTGGAGAAGAATGTACTGAGCCGGGCATTAGATAAGGTGCTGTCTCAGCGCGTGTTTGTTTACGGTAACCGAACGATTATTTTGTGATCATTTTTGGCGCTGTTTGTTTGACAAATCAGCGCCCGTGCATAATTTTTCGGCAAACGAAAAAGTTTTCATTAATCCATACTTTACATCATCGGTTCATTTGATATGATGCGCCCCGCTCTCCAGCAGAGCGGTTAAGGCCAGTGGTGGGGTTCCCGAGCGGCCAAAGGGAGCAGACTGTAAATCTGCCGTCATCGACTTCGAAGGTTCGAATCCTTCCCCCACCACCATTTCAGATATTCACCTTTCTTCCCAGCCAACGCTAAGTACTCATAATTCCCGACGGGAAGGACGAGAAACTTCGACCCGAAGGTTTGAGTCGAGCATAGCGAGACAACGCGCACAGCGCGGCCCGCAGGGTGAGGAACGTAGTGACGAATCATCCTTCCCCCACCACCATTTCAGATATTCACCTTTCTTCCCAGCCAACGCTAAGTACTCATAATTCCCGATGGGAAGGACGAGAAGCTTCGACCCGAAGGTGCCTTCACCTCCTAATGGTTTCCCCTTTTGCACTAATCGTGACAACACTGAGAAAACTCTGCTACCATCCCGCCATCTTTTCCCTGCAAAATGGCGACTGAAATGAAATTCATTTCCTTTAACATCAACGGGTTACGTGCACGCCCTCACCAACTGGCAGCATTAATCGAACAACATCAACCTGACATAATCGGCCTACAAGAAACCAAAGTTCATGATGATATGTTCCCGCTGGAAGAGATAGGTAAACTGGGTTACAACGTTTTTTACCACGGGCAAAAAGGCCACTATGGTGTGGCGCTAATGACCAAAGTGCAGCCAGTTATGGTACGTCGTGGCTTCCCGGATGACGGCGAAGAAGCGCAACGTCGTTTAATCATGGCCGAGATCCCCAGCCCAATCGGCGATATTACGGTAATCAACGGTTATTTTCCTCAGGGAGAAAGCCGCGACCACCCGACTAAGTTCCCGGCCAAAGATAAATTCTACCGCGATCTCCAAAATTACCTTGAGCAAAATCTCCAGACAGATAAACCCGTATTAATTATGGGTGATATGAATATCAGCTCAACCGATCTGGATATTGGTATCGGCGAAGAGAGCCGCAAACGCTGGTTACGCACCGGGAAATGTTCATTTTTGCCGGAAGAACGTGAATGGATGACTAGGCTGCTGAAATGGGGTTTAGTTGATACCTGGCGTGCCGCCAACCCAGACACTAACGATCGCTTCTCCTGGTTCGATTATCGTTCAAAAGGTTTTGATGATAACCGCGGTCTACGGATAGACTTACTCTTAGCCAGCCGCCCACTGGCAGAATGCTGTGTCGATACCGGTATTGATTACCAGATACGCAGTATGGAAAAACCTTCCGACCACGCCCCAATTTGGGCAACCTTTAAACTGTAGTATTTCCACCTGCTACGGACCAGGCGGTTACCGTAGCAGGCACGGATTATTTGAGTTGGCGCCAGACCAACGGGTTAGTCCCTAACACCTTCTCATCACGCGTACACTGCAATAAAATTCCTTCGGCTTTCACTACCGCCCCTTCAGAGTAACTACGATTTTCGTACAGGCAACATTGCGCGCAAGGTGTCGACTGCTGGCGATTTTGCCCCTGCGTCCACACCTCTGGCGGCATATCCACGACCACATCGGTATTCCCGCCGCTATGCAAACTCTCGACGCGCTGCGCGAGGGCCGGGGCGCAAAGCAACACGCCTAACGCCCATACTAGCGATAATTTCATCACTCAGTTTCCTTCTCTTTGGTCGATTTTCGGCGCGTTTTTTTCGCATTACCCTTGGTGGGCGCCGGCACACCGCGAAAAGCCTGCGCGCTGGGTTGCTGCCGGGCTTGATAAATCAAGTTTTGCAGCGTATCCACCAAAGGTTGCATAAAGTCCTGATAACGACACTGCTTTTCGCTGATTTTAGTCAGCGTCGATTCCCAGTGCGCCGTCATATCTGGCCGCGCCGCCATCTCGGGCAACGAGTGGATCAGTGCCCTACCGGCCTCGGTAGCATGAATATAGCGCCCTTTTTTAATTAAAAAAGCACGCTTAAACAGCAGTTCAATAATGCCCGCCCGGGTGGCTTCGGTTCCTAAACCATCGGTCGATCGCAGAATTTTCTTTAATTCTTTATCCTGAACAAAACGCGCAATCCCGGTCATGGCAGACAACAATGTGGCATCGGTAAACGGGCGCGGCGGCTGTGTCTGTTTTGCCACCACTTCACCACGCTCACACAATAACTCATCATCTTTCGCCACCACCGGTAACGGCGTGCCGTCATTCTCTTCGTCTCGTTCTTTACTTCCCAACAGAGCACGCCACCCGGCCTCGGCCAGAAAGCGCGCTTTAGCGACAAATTTCCCGCCGGCAATATCCAGTTCGATCACGCATTTGCGATATACCGCATCCGGGCAAAACTGCATCAAATATTGACGCGCAACCAACCCATAGACATTGGCTTCGTTTTCACTCAGCGTAATTTTTCCGCTGCGCGCGGTAGGGATAATCGCATGATGCGCATCGACTTTTTTATCATCCCAACAGCGATTTTTACGATCGGGATCGAAATCTGTCGGCGGCGTTAAATCCGGCTGATGCGCGGCAATGGCGTTCAGCACCGCATGGCGACCGGCAAAATGCTCGTCCGGAAGATAACGGCTATCGGAACGCGGATAAGTAATCAACTTATGGGTTTCGTAGAGACGCTGGCAGGTATCCAGAACCATTTGAGCGCTGAGTCCATAGCGTTTCGCCGCCTCAATTTGCAAACTGGAGAGCGAGAAAGGCAGCGGCGCGGTATCATTTTCTCGCTTGTCATGGTAGCTGGTAACCCATGCCGGTTGGCCGGTAATCCGCGCCACGACGTGTTCGGCTAATGGGCGATGTAATAAACGCCCCTCTTCATCCTGCCAGGGCTCACAGGTTTCACTCGGCTGCCACAGGGCGACAAAGCGCTCCTCTTTTGGCGTGACGATATGGGCTTTAACCTCGAAAAAGTCCTTCGGGATAAAGTTTTCAATCTCTTCGTCGCGCCGGACCACTAAACCGAGCACCGGGGTCTGTACGCGACCTACCGAAAGCACGCCATCATAACCGGCATTGCGCCCCAGCAAAGTATAAGCACGAGTCATATTGATGCCATACAGCCAGTCGGCGCGCGCGCGCGCCAGCGCTGAAACACACAGAGGAATAAACTCACGGTTTTCCCGTAAACGCCCGATTGCGCGCTCCACCGCTTGCGGATTAAGGTCATTAATCAAACAGCGTTGGACCTTTTCGCGTTTTTCCGCCGGTAAGGCCAAATAATCCAACACTTCGTCCACCAGCAGTTGCCCTTCACGATCCGGGTCACCGGCATGAATAACTTCGCTCGCCTGTTCCAATAATCCCTTAATGACATTGAGTTGTTTGGCTACCGATGGCCGCGGTTGCAAACGCCATTTTTGCGGAATAATTGGTAAATCATGCAGTGACCAGCGAGCATAACGGCTGTCATAGCTGTCAGGCTGCGCCTGCTCCAGTAAGTGCCCGACGCACCAAGTTACCACTTGGTCGTTACCACAGGCGATATAGCCCTCTCCACGGCGGTGCGGCTTCGGTAATACATCGGCAATGGCGCGCGCCAGACTCGGTTTTTCAGCAATAAACAAGCGCATTAATCAGCAATAACCTTGTGCATCATGGCGTAATCTCAATCAATGCGCGCCCCGCTTCCGCCGGAAACAGTTCCCCAATCAACGAAGCCGGTACGTCAAGTTGTGCCGTCATCTCAAGGAATGCTGCTTCGGCAGCAGGTTTAACCGCCACTAACAGGCCGCCCGAGGTTTGGGGATCGCACAGTAACTTGCGCCAGGAATCTTGCATAGGGCCAATTAGATGTCCATAACTGGCAAAATTACGATCGGTGCCGCCCGGTACGCAACCGGCAGCAATATAATCATCCACGCCCGGCAGGCGCGGCACCGCGCTAAACGCCACTTCGGCGCGCACCGCCGAACCCTGGCAAATTTCGCTCAAATGCCCTAATAGCCCAAAGCCGGTAACATCAGTCATCGCGGTCACGCCGTTCAGTTCAGCGAATTGCGCGCCGGCGCTATTCAACCGGCACATGACTTCAGTCGCCTGACCTTGATGCTCCGGTTTGAGCAGTCCTTTCTTCTCGGCGGTAGTCAGTACGCCAATCCCCAGCGGTTTAGTTAAAAACAGTTTGCAACCGGCCTCGGCGGCGCTATTTTTCTTCACGCGATCGGTGGGAACAATGCCGGTCACGGCCAGGCCAAAAATGGGTTCCGGCGCATCTATCGAGTGGCCGCCAGCCAGTGCAATACCGGCCGCCTGACAGGCGCTACGCCCGCCCTCAATCACCTGGCGGGCAATTTCGGGCGCCAAAGTACCGATTGGCCATCCCAGGATGGCGATCGCCATCAGTGGCTTGCCACCCATGGCATAAACATCGCTAATCGCATTGGTGGCGGCGATTCGGCCAAAATCGAACGGGTCATCGACAATCGGCATAAAAAAATCGGTGGTGCTGACAACCGCTGAACCGGTACCTAAATCGTACACTGCTGCGTCATCGCGCGTTTCATTGCCGACCAATAAATGGGGATCGTGAAAAGCAGCGGCTTCGCTGTGGAGAATGGTTTCCAGTACTTTCGGGGAGATCTTGCAACCACAGCCAGCGCCGTGGCTGTACTGTGTTAGGCGAATAGCATCACTCATCGGTAACTCCTTTGTCCGCACCTTAATTGCGCTATGTTAGCGTTTTCATCACAGGCTGATAAGAGTATCCGCGCTTTTCGCTGACTGTTCGCTCACTATCCCGACAAAATGCAGGGCTGCTCACAACCCTGCCCGATGGCGCTAAAAAAGTCTCTCAGAAATAGCTGACAAAGTCGCGGGTGTCAGGAGGGAGAACCGTGGTGGAAGATTTTAACTGCGGCGTGCCAAGATAGAGAAAGCCGACGATAACATCCTGCTCACGGCAATGAAATGCCTCGCGTACCGCCTGATTCTCGGTCCAGGCGCCGCTGCGCCAGATACCGTTAAACCCTTGCGCCAGCGCCGCCATTTGCATCGCCATCACCGCACAACCGGCGGAAACCACTTGCTCCCAATGCGGGACTTTGTGGTGCGGGTCGCAATGTGCCACAACAGTAATAATCATTGGCGCGCGATATGGCGCCTGCCGCGCTTTCTCGCGACCTTTTTCATCCATTTCTTCTTCGCGCGCGGCTTGCTCCAGCAAGGCGCTAAACCGATCTCGTCCCTCATTTTCAACAATAATAAACCGCCACGGTTGCAACGTCCCGTGATCGGGCGCGCGCATTCCGGCATGCAGTATCTTTTCCAAGACCTCACCCGCTGGCGCCGGCTCCGCTAAACGCGAGGCGGAACGGCGATTAAGCAGTAACTCAAGTGCATCCATTAATGCCTCCTGATAATGATTAGCATTCACAGCAAACTAACACAGGCTGACCTTTTGTTACAGCATGGCGCGATTTCCTGCTGACAATTTGTCTGCCGCTCTTTAGGATGTTGACGATATTCGAGGCGAAAGCGTGATTCTTTGCCTTATTACTTAGCGATTGTGGAGATAACATGCGCACGTTGTGGCGAATTATCGCTGGCTTTTTTAAATGGACCTGGCGAGTGTTGAACTTTATTCGAGAGTTCATCCTCAACCTTTTTCTAATTTTACTTATCCTGGTAGGCGTGGGCATTTGGTTCCAGCTTAGTAGCGCTAAAGCGCCGGCGGAGACGCCACGCGGCGCGCTGCGCGTTGATTTAACCGGTGTGGTGGTTGATAAGCCTTCGGTCAGTAATAAACTGAGCAAGATTGGTCGCCAACTATTGGGCGCCAGTAGCGATCGTTTAAAAGAAAACTCCCTGTTCGATATTGTTGATGCGATTCGTCAGGCGAAGGACGATAAGAATATTACCGGAATGGTGCTTGACCTGCGTGATTTTGCCGGTGCCGATCAGCCCTCATTGCAGTATATCGGCAAAGCGCTACGCGAATTCCGCGATAGCGGCAAACCGATTTACGCCACCGGGGACAGCTATAGCCAGGCGCAGTATTACCTCGCCAGCTTTGCCAATAAAATCTATCTTTCGCCGCAAGGCACCGTCGATTTACATGGTTTTGCCACCAACAGCCTTTACTACAAATCCTTGTTAGACAAGCTAAAAGTATCATCTCATGTCTTCCGGGTCGGCACCTATAAATCTGCGGTGGAACCTTTCCTGCGTGACGATATGTCACCCGCCGCACGTGATGCAGATAGCCGTTGGGTTGGTGAATTGTGGCAAAACTATCTGAATACCGTCGCCGCTAACCGTCAGCTTACGCCGCAACAAGTGTTCCCTGGCGCGCAAGGTTTGTTGGATGCGCTACAAAAAGTAGACGGTGATACCGCCCGCTATGCCAAAGAGAACAAACTGGTTGATGAGCTGGCCTCCAATGCCTCAGTCGATCAGTTGCTGGTAAAACAGTTTGGCTGGGATAAGCAGAACAACGACTACAACAGTACCAGTATCTATGATTACGCTCTGAAGAATACCGGCAGCCAGGACGGGAACATCGCGGTAATTTTAGCCAACGGCGCCATCATGGACGGCGAGGAAACGCCGGGTACCGTAGGCGGTGATACCACGGCGCAAGAGATTCGTCAGGCGCGGCTGGACCCGAAAATTAAAGCGATTGTTTTCCGCGTTAATAGCCCGGGCGGTAGCGTAAGCGCATCAGAAGTGGTACGTGAAGAGTTAGCGGCAGCGCGTGCGGCGGGTAAACCGGTGGTGGTGTCGATG contains the following coding sequences:
- a CDS encoding YnjH family protein, which produces MKLSLVWALGVLLCAPALAQRVESLHSGGNTDVVVDMPPEVWTQGQNRQQSTPCAQCCLYENRSYSEGAVVKAEGILLQCTRDEKVLGTNPLVWRQLK
- the purU gene encoding formyltetrahydrofolate deformylase, which translates into the protein MQAQTTQRKILRTICPDAKGLIAKITTICYQHELNIVQNNEFVDHRTGRFFMRTELEGIFNDEILLADLDAALPQGSVRELNAAGRRRVVILVTKEAHCLGDLLMKSAYGGLDVEIAAVIGNHATLQTLVERFEIPFVLVSHEGLTREEHDNKMAAEIDNFQPDYVVLAKYMRVLTPGFVQHFPNQIINIHHSFLPAFIGARPYHQAYERGVKIIGATAHYVNDNLDEGPIIMQDVIHVDHSYTAEEMMRAGRDVEKNVLSRALDKVLSQRVFVYGNRTIIL
- a CDS encoding UDP-glucose dehydrogenase family protein, with product MKVTVFGIGYVGLVQAAVLAEVGHDVLCIDVDEAKVENLKQGLIPIFEPGLTPLVMQNYEAGRLNFSTNAEEGVKHGVMQFIAVGTPPDEDGSADLKYVTAVARTIAQYMDEHKVVLDKSTVPVGTADKVRSVMQETLNARGVELTFDVVSNPEFLKEGAAVSDCMRPERIVVGTDNEDVVDLLRELYEPFNRNHDRMILMDIRSAELTKYAANCMLATKISFMNEISNLAERLGADVEKVRQGIGSDPRIGYHFIYPGCGYGGSCFPKDVQALIRTAESIGYNSRLLQAVEDVNDAQKMKLPAFIKRHFGEDLKGKTFALWGLAFKPNTDDMREASSRVLMETLWAAGATVQAFDPEAMDEAQRIYGHRSDLRLMGTKEAALQGCDGLVICTEWQSFRAPDFDLIKKSLKQPVIFDGRNLYDPERINKRGFTYYAIGRGESIKLAG
- a CDS encoding YchJ family metal-binding protein, which produces MSENCPCCSGLQYSLCCAPYLSGEAIVQTPQALMRSRYTAYSKQNAEYLVSTWHASCRTPQLTQVLSESFAATTWLSLNVNACEAGSHDNEGFVTFFARYLEKQRTGTLYERSRFLREDQRWYYIDGTTPQVGRNDRCPCGAEKKYKKCCGQ
- the xthA gene encoding exodeoxyribonuclease III — protein: MKFISFNINGLRARPHQLAALIEQHQPDIIGLQETKVHDDMFPLEEIGKLGYNVFYHGQKGHYGVALMTKVQPVMVRRGFPDDGEEAQRRLIMAEIPSPIGDITVINGYFPQGESRDHPTKFPAKDKFYRDLQNYLEQNLQTDKPVLIMGDMNISSTDLDIGIGEESRKRWLRTGKCSFLPEEREWMTRLLKWGLVDTWRAANPDTNDRFSWFDYRSKGFDDNRGLRIDLLLASRPLAECCVDTGIDYQIRSMEKPSDHAPIWATFKL
- the galU gene encoding UTP--glucose-1-phosphate uridylyltransferase GalU translates to MSAYKSKVKKAVIPVAGLGTRMLPATKAIPKEMLPLVDKPLIQYVVNECIAAGINEIVLVTHSSKNSIENHFDTSFELEAMLEKRVKRQLLDEIQSICPPHVTIMQVRQGIAKGLGHAVMCAHPLVGDEPVAVILPDVIIDEYESDPTKDNLAEMLQRFDETNRSQIMVEPVADVTAYGVVDCQGAELKPGDSSPMVGVVEKPKASEAPSNLAVVGRYVLSADIWPLLAKTPPGAGGEVQLTDSIAMLMEKETVEAYHLKGVSHDCGNKLGYMQAFVEYGIRHASLGSDFKQWLESAIGDKK
- the rssB gene encoding two-component system response regulator RssB, which codes for MEKPLTGKKILIVEDEIVFRSLLENFLQALGAVICLAGDGLEAISMLQKITPDMIVCDLEMPRMNGIKLVEHIRTQGNQVPILVISATENMADIAHVLRLGVQDVLLKPVKNLERLREAVYECLYPSMFTSKVEEDEQLFQDWEALTRNPTAAAKLLKQLQPPVQQVIANCRVNYRQLTMAEQPGLVLDIAALSDKDLAFYCLDVTRAGDNGVLAALLLRALFNGLLQEQLSGQKQRLPELSNLLKQVNMLLRQANLKGQFPLLVGYYHQSLKNLILVSAGLNATLNINTHQIQLNNGVPLGTLGSTHLNQISQRCDAWQCQVWGAGGRLRLMLSAE
- the rssA gene encoding patatin-like phospholipase RssA; translation: MRQVKIGLALGSGAAKGWAHIGVIHALERAGIEIDVVAGCSVGALVGAAYASHHLPVMEKWVRSFSYWDVLRLMDLSWRRGGLLRGERVFNHVRRIVPHEAFEECGRRFGAVATNLSTGRELWLTEGDLHQAVRASCSMPGLLSPVPYNGYWLVDGAVVNPVPISLTRALGADIVIAVDLQHDAHLMQQDLLSVTPEGNNIVAESATTWGGRLRQQLGKMAQRRINHTPGAMEIMSTSIQVLENRLKRNRMAGDPPDVLIQPFCPQISTLDFHRAEEAIAAGKAAVEKKMDELLPLVRNR